tcccctctctctttctctcgctgtgtatgtgtgtgtgtgtgtgttgagtttattactctttctctttcgttACTACTATTACACTTGGTCATGctatctctcactctctctctctctcgctctctcttttgtAAGCACACGCGGCGTATGCgtaacatttcattttcaagtTGCATTTCACCTTTTCAGTTGagtgagttttatttttgtgcacattgaaaatatattttgagtGATTTTTTGAACAATTTTAGCCATTTGCTGTGATCTGTTCTAGGtcagttttttaagttttaattaGATATTTTTAGATGTTGTTATTGtcgcttttgttgttgttgttgtaattttgaCAGCAAAAAGCGAACAAAAAGGTTgttgcaacaaatttttaattaattacaagTAAAATATAATGAATGTTGAGCGAGATGCGATGCGATGCGTTGCGTTGCGttgagatgagatgagataAGTTTCaatttggtgttttttttttgtttttttttttttttgcaaactGTTGGCCAAACAATTAGCATTCTCACTGTCCCAGATAATTCAGTTTCATTTTAAGGATAccataaaagtttttaatatgAAACAGCCCACAGCCGCACCACTTTTTGGGATGTCGGGGTATGAGGCTCGATTGAAAGGTTGTAGGATTGGAttggaaaacaaaaagggTAGATGAAACTTTTATGAAACGAGTTTTAATTGTATTTGGACGGCTGAACTGGGAAACAGGCAACAGCAAATAGCCAAAAGCTTGTGGCCAGCAACGAACCAACGGAATTGAAGGTTAGCAGAATAatcttttaatgaatttttatcaGCCTATAGATTACTCAGGAAGAACCACTTTAGTTTCAACTGtgatttgcataaattatatatatttaatccATGGAAAGTCCAAATAGTTGAGCTGATGATAGGAAATAGTGGCAAGGATTGTCGCACTTTTAGCTGATAAGGAAAAATCTTGTACAATAAAATGTGTAAATATTTCCTTTAATAATGAGTCCATGCAGTTAAATCGCGTATAAGAGTTTACATTTTTCATTTAGAGACAAAAAACAGTTCCTAAAATGAATCTACTGAACTGACTGATCAACCGATGTAACGCTATGAAAACACGATCAGAAGATCTATTGGCAAGTGcattgattaaattttaaatcttaaatCTTTGGCTAATGCTGTCAGGATAAAAggggaaaataaataaacgagAAGTTAATATCATGGAGGACCTTTAAGTGAGTGGTTTGATCTGTTATCTTTAAAGTTTCCTttaatctaacaataagtagaCCGTCATATGATTTTAAATGGCATACATAAGTGAAAAGTAAACGAAATAAGTAAACTTATTAAGAAAGATCGAATCAATGGAAATAACATGAGTTCAACAAATATTTGGAGATATCAACTATGAAATTataatcaaattaattaaataaacaaataaattcaCCAAACGaatgaaaatataaatgaacAAGCGAATAAGCAATGAAATAAAgaataaagcaaataaaaatctaaaaaaaaattaacaaaaaaatcataaaaaagtcatagtaaaaaaattaacaaaaaattaactaaaaatcaaacacaaaaaattttgtattcatttgttctatatttttagatctttatctaaaaatatagaacaaatgaatacaaaatttacaaaacaGTAATATACATAATATGTGAAAAAGTTATAAAGGTGTGAAAAATTGATAACCAAATAAATGAAGGAACCAATGAAAaagtttaatatataaattaatgaacaaacaaactaatgaataaattaataattaaattaatgaactAAATGGCAAATTGGCTAATCAGAGGaatcaacaaaattaaaaaaagcaTCGATATTTAATTAAGGAATTTTATTaagaaatgaataaaaaaataaatattaaaatgacaaacaaataaatgattaaataaataaacatttgaatAGAAAAATCAATGAATACTAAGTACAACCTAGCAATAAATAAACGAtttacaaaattaataaatttattaatttaaattaagaaataaatacacaaaaaaaaaagaagaaatcaaaaaagaaaaaatttataaacaattcaattaacaaataaatgaagaaACTAAtgagaccaaaaaaaaataatgaactagttattaaatatattaaaacaaatgaataatATACAATTTAGTAAACAAATGACAAAATTTATGAAAGCGTTAACAAATGAATTCTGAAAAGAATAAACAagacaataaataaaattgtgaAACAACTAAAGACgccaaaaacaaatcaataaacacatcaatgaatttattattaacaagccgaggtacatacatatataatttaaaaaaataaaaaaaaacaataaatcaataaacatttcaaataatagaaatttttaaaacaaattcacTAAACTCTTATTATGTGCAATAATTGAATTAAACAAATgttaaacacacaaaaaaaaatctatgaCAGTGTGACTCAAACtcaaatgttgttgttgttgttggtttttttgaaTGCAGCCAAGACAAGACACTCAATCATTTTGAATATACAGGGTGTTCTGTTCACTCAGGTAAAGTCATTTCATTTCTGTTGAGACATGCGCAATGGGAAAAAAACTCAATTTCCGGCTCAACAACAACTGGACAAAACGGCttcggcagcaacaacaacaacaacaacaacaccaacactaACAACAATGCAACACCTACACGACAAGCGGCACACACTAAAACAACACCTGTGCAACTGAACaccataataataataatagcaataacaccaacaacaacaacaacaacaaagacaaGAGAAAGTACAGCTTACGTTAGCTGCATATAAGCCCTAAGGCAAAATtgtataccaaaaaaaaaggaccaaaaatagaaaaatatgtTAGCCCAAAAGAGCAAGAACAGCCCGAATaaccgcaacaacaacaatggttaaaaacaaaaaagaaattgtcaCTGCAATTGCCATTGCTGACCAGTGTaatagcacacacacacatatggaCACACATTCTCACATACCAATACCAAAATCCAACATACAAAGATACTCAAGCATTGggcttttaaaaatttatgaatgaaattttcatatgtacaatacatttgcatttttgttttgaaatacCCTACATAATGCTCAAGGGCATATTGCTCCATAGAGTATGCGATATTTTATTACTTCACATTGAAATATTATAAGAACTTTCTTTATTAGAACCTCCGAATGAATCAAATATCACAGACATATTCTATGTTGAGAAAATTAAACCCTATTCTTTTTCCTTATCCCTAGGAATCTTCTTTTTTGTATACTATATGGTTTTTTATGAGTTTTGAGTTCTGAaggaatataaaaatatatttaatttgccaTGATTTTGTCTTTTTATCCATCATGTATACGCCAGGTTAGCCAACAGAAGCATTTTGtctatatagaaaaataaGTATACGTCCCATAAGCcaaaaactaaatttctcTATACATCATGATTTTAataaggcaaaaacaaaataaagctTCAAGAAAATAAGCTGAAGATATAGAAAATGTCTTTGTCAGAAAAGTTGGTGTGGAATTTGGtataaaattggaaaaaattcCCTTAAACTATTCTCTGTATAAGAAATATATGTAGTTTAGTTATATATGGAATATATTTTCATgataattctttaaaatatttatatttaagctCTAAAATATATAGAAGATAACTTAAAAGTTTCAACTAGTAAATCTTTAAACTAATCAACATCTAAACTCTCAATTATAAGTTGATAAATATTCGAAGAGTTTACTCTTATTAGTTACTTTACTTGATTAGCCTCCCTAATATCATAgggtattattaaattttagctaaaaataaatttgtagttttgaatttttgttgttgttggcaaaaATGTGCAAAAGGAAATAGGTATAGAAAGTTTTTTGCTGTCTTGgcttctttgtttttgtcatattgtttgttgtttttcccTTGTTTTTTACTAAGTGCAATTTGTCAATGTTCCAAGTTCCAGGGCAATATTCCCATTGTCAAAGAAAGACGGCAGCAGGCGACTTGTTCTACATGCTTTTGAAGGGTAAGAAGAAGCGGAATAGATAACTACAACTAACtaatcaaaataaattgaCTTGAAGAATAATCCAAAAAGAATGCAACTATCTACAGCTTGTAAATCGCAatcaaatttaacattttgaaTATGCCCAAGTTTCCATTTTTCCCCTCTCATCCTTACCAAAGACAATTGGCGAATTTCGTTTGTGGTGTTTGGCCATTTGATCTAATATTAATGGTAATATCAAAGTCCCTTCAAATCATCCCTAGCTGTCAATGCCAGATTCAACTATATTCAGTGACGGATTAAGCCAGAGCGGGGCCAAAAAACCTAAATGTAAGTTAGAAGAATATCACGctctaatattaaaattactgTCTTAAAGTTTTTGAACATAAATTTTTGGTCAAACCGACATTTTTTCAAGTTACATTTTTAGCAATTTTTGACacatttcaaaaagttatatGAAGGGGAAAGTGGGGCTAATCGGTGCATGGGGCAAACCGGCGCAGTCGAATTATCTTGAAATATAATAGCACGATCCATGTCCTAAGGTCGCATTTTGGTAGCCTATATTTGGATAATAAAGTTAGAAGTATCCAAATCGTAGTACCCGAAATTTTTGTgattatgtaatttttaacctcaaaaatcaatttgttttcGCCGAGAAATGgttttaaaaacataaaaaaatattgaataaatttttaatttttatagaTGTTAACTAAAACAGGTTccgacatacatatattaactTATGGTGTGcacttcgttttttttttaaattcacacagttttaaaatattaagtttaaaatGCTAAAACTAAGGGTGGGGCAAAGCGGCGCACTAGttgaaatttaaatgtggcgttttaaaatcataactatatttgaataaaagtCCGATATATAAActagttattgataaaaacagTACATTTGCCAGAATCAGACGGATCAgaatactatatcatatagctgccATACAAACGATGGAATCATAATTGAAAGTCTAAACCAATCAACATTGTTGgtggtaaaaaaaaagttttttttataaaacaaattttttaatatcaaactatatttttttttttcgaaaaatcGCTTGattctatataaaaaacttgtaaaacGACGATGCGCCACATTGCCCCGCGATTTTTGACAACGCCAATTTCGGGTATGTTCGAAAAAACCGCTATAGCTTTGTAACGGCAAATTATATCGAAACGTATCTTTGATCAATAGTTGGACAATGAATTAACATTTCATTTAAGTGGTCATATGAGAGGATACGAGCTCCCGATCAGGATATATGaagggttaaaaaaaaatgagccGATTAGCCCCACTCTCCCCTACATCAATTGAATATTAGTttagcatattttaaaatggcaTTAAATACTtggatatttaaaaaaaatagttttagaTTAAAAGACAATTATCTAactggaaaataaataattttttaaaaaataaaaaaatgaactaaattGGAGCTTTGTCAAATTAATGTTTATTGCAatattttgctgttttttggcatttttataatttttcgaATTACATTTTTGTCGAAATATATTCAGTGATAAAAAATCATTAGCTAACCCGGCACTGACTATATCCCTTTTGGTGTATTTTCTAGAACAGGACAACtaaatgaaaattgcaaaCAACTTTTGTGTATACAAAAAATGCATgaattttgaatgaatttctttctcttttctttttttgaggCCAACTATTGGACttttgtacatatattgatTTTATATTGTATTAAAATGAAGTTTAACTAGGAGTGACAACTGGGAAGGCAAGTGAATTAGGCATGTCTAAATTGTGGCATTCATTGAAATGATAATTTCTTTATTATCATGCAAATCGAAAACACGATttctcaacaaaaaaaaaacccaacgCATAAGTTGAAAGTCCTTCAAAATGAACTTTGGCAAAAGTAATTTCCATACAAAAAACGCCAAAACCAAAGCacagaacagaaaaaaatactCAATATAATTATACTAAACTGTCCATTTGTCAgatacatatttgtattaaTTGCTGACCTCATTTGAAGGGCATTGATGAGCATTGACCACAAAACTAGGCATCGAACCTCATCAAAGAGTGGAAAGCCccccaacaaaaaaatataataataaaaaaaaaaaacaacccaTACACATGACTAATTTAGTTAAAGGTTAATGACTGTGTTTATGCCAAAATATGCGGGTAAACCACTaacaattgaaattaatattgaaaacaaaactGTTATGTGTCATGTAATTGCCAACGAAAATACAAAcggaaaaaaaggaaatctCAAAATTTTAATACGCTAAAGACTTTGTAATGGAGAAAAATGTTTCCAAAAATTGTGTAAATATTGCGTATTCGCCGCATGGGTTACGCACGAATGAACCAACAATGGAAAGACTGGGATAGAGAGACCGGGAGCGAGAGGGAAAGATTTAACCATTAAGTCTCATTAAAACAAATGATgagattttatttataaacataTAAAAACAGTTCCATCTAGAAACAATTCAGTCAGTTGCAAGTTGAGAATTAAATCGGCAAGaaccaaaatcaaattcatCCACAAACGTCAAGAAAAATGTTGCGAAAATCCATAATGGAGTGCATTTTGATAATATTCATTGCATTATTCCTGCAATTGGCAAACTCACAATATTACGGATATCCTTATTACACGGGAACAAATACCGGAGCTGGAGCTGGTGCTGGTTATGGCAATATCTATGGCAATGGCCTTTATGGATATCCCTCATATGGCGGCTATCCGTATTATACCTATCCAAATTATGGTGGCTATAATACATATAATCCATATAGTATATATGGCCAATATGGTGGCTATCCGTCATATGGCGGTGGTTACGGTGGTTATCCCTACGGTGGCATGAGTAAGTAATACAAGAAAAGAACTCCTTATATATACCCTTATCTTCCtatttttacaaaagtatTTTGGACGTGTTACTTTCTTTAGATACAGCCTATGCCAGCAGTAGTGGAGGATTTGCCAGTGCCAGTGCGAGTAGTGGAGCTGGTGGTGGCTATTATGGTTAATTAGTTAAATGTTTAACGAACTGTATATAGTATTTAAGTTTTGTTGTagtttataatatatataatccattttttttttgcaaaccAAAAGCTGAAGccgatttttaaatttaaataaaatagcTGTTTGGCGCGCTTTATTAACAGTTGGCGCATAACAGCACTTAATCGATAACATGACTGTTAAGTGATTATCGGCTATCGATAAATGGCGCTAAAAGCTAAGTTGAAATAAAAGAACAAGTTCcagaagaaaaattatattcaaTTATAACTTTGATATATTTCAAGTACAAAACGCAATTAGTTTATTAAAGAATTGCTGACCGAATTATTGCGAAAGAGTTAGATTAAGTCAAGTTGTCCGTATTAAGATTACTATTACGTATTAAGAGAACCAGTGAATAACTGGAttaactggttcaatacaaaaaaaaagccttTTTAACAACTGAAAAAAACGGCTATTGTTCGTTTGGCCCAGGGCTGTCAGTTTAGCAATTTAGTTGCTAAATCTGCcaactataaaaaaaatttgcaactTTTTTTATATCTAGCACAAATCTagtaattttatatatatttttttgcaactttattataaaaatatcaatttttatttttttcttcaggttttttgcattttgtttaccTTTTTGTCATCGACTGCAAAATTCAGATTATTAGTTTAGAACTTGCATTGCCaatgtatttaaatattttaaaagtcaAGACATTGACAATATACTAATTCAAATTAACAGAATACATTTTGTCAAGTACGAGTTTGTTGAGTATACGACCAAGCTTTGGGCGGAAGTCCCAAATTACAAAGACCCTGGCAACAACAATCCATTCAGTGGAACTAGATAGTATTTTAAGTATTCTGTAGTTAAATTATAATTGTTTTAGATTATGTTCCTTATAAATTTAAGAGTTTTGAAtttcgatttttatttttgtatatcttaattggtttaaaattaaaataatgggtttagcaatttttttttggcaatttttgGCAACTTTTCTTCACAAATCTAGCAATTTTAGCTTAAAAGATTCTGGCAACACTGGTTTGGCCCACTTTTATCTAATTTGGCTTAAATAGTATTAGTATCGAAAAAGCTAAACAAACGCATAGACGTCTAGCCGATTTTGCCGTCAAAACATACGCAAAGTAAGCGCAAAATCAATGATAAACTAGACactaaaagaaagaaaacaacaaagcATAGACAAGCAAAGCgataattaacaaaaaaaaaaaaaaaaaacaaaaaaaacagcaacaatttAGGGAATTACCGCCATACGGGGAAGAGAGCAAATTTAAGTTAATTGAAGAGACAATGCCAAACATACATTGCGTAATTGGTAGGGGACAAATAACAAGAATaagaacagcagcagcagcaacagcagcaacaacaacaaaaacaagaacatCCAAAACTGAATGCATTCAAATGCGCCTGTGTCCGttagtgtctgtgtgtgtgtgtatctgcaGCTGAGTAACTTTTTCGTAGTCGTTGTTGCtgtcttgtgtttttttttttattatttatttattgttctTTTTGCGCATGTTTCACTTGGCCTCAAAAAAGCTTGTGACTTGTTTGCTTAAAATGCCTAGTGCATGTAAAATGGATTGAGGTAATGTTGGCAGGGGGGCTGGGGCCATCGGTTAGGTGAAGGGCAGAAAAATCAATCAGCTGGCTACAAGAAGAC
The sequence above is a segment of the Drosophila willistoni isolate 14030-0811.24 chromosome XR unlocalized genomic scaffold, UCI_dwil_1.1 Seg143, whole genome shotgun sequence genome. Coding sequences within it:
- the LOC6645514 gene encoding prisilkin-39, with product MLRKSIMECILIIFIALFLQLANSQYYGYPYYTGTNTGAGAGAGYGNIYGNGLYGYPSYGGYPYYTYPNYGGYNTYNPYSIYGQYGGYPSYGGGYGGYPYGGMNTAYASSSGGFASASASSGAGGGYYG